Genomic DNA from Nomascus leucogenys isolate Asia chromosome 10, Asia_NLE_v1, whole genome shotgun sequence:
ATCCTGGCCACAATCTCAGACTCCCACCTCCACACCCCCATGTACTTCTTCCTCTCCAACCTGTCCTTCGTAGATATCTGTTTTGCCTCCACCACGGTCCCAAAGATGTTGGTGAACATCCAGACACAGAGCAAAGTCATCACCTATGCAGGTTGCATCACCCAGATGTGCTTTTTTGTACTCTTTATAGTGTTGGATAGCTTACTGCTGACCGTGATGGCCTATGACCGGTTTGTGGCCATCTGTCACCCCCTGCACTACACGGTCATCATGAACCCTCAGCTCTGTGGACTGCTGGTTCTGGTGTCCTGGATCATGAGTGTCCTAAACTCCATGTTACAAAGCTTAATGACATTGCAGTTGTCCTTCTGCACAGACTTGGAAATCCCTCACTTTTTCTGTGAACTTAATGAGATGATCCACCTTGCCTGTTCTGACACCTTTGTGAACAACGTGGTGATGTATTTTGCAGCTGTGCTGCTGGACGGTGGTCCTCTTTTTGGGATCCTTTATTCTTACTGTAGGATAGTTTCCTCCATGCGTGCAGTCTCGTCAACTCAGGGGAAGTACAAGGCATTTTCCACCTGTGCATCTCACCTCTCAGTTGTCTCCATATTTTATGGTACAGGGCTAGGGGTGTACCTTAGCTCTACTATGACCCAAAACTCACACTCAACTGCTGTTGCCTCGGTGATGTACACTGTGGTCACCCCCATGCTCAACCCCTTCATTTACAGTCTGAGGAATAAAGACATAAAGGGGGCTCTGACACAATTCTTCAGAGGGAAACAATAAAAGAGCcattttttggccgggcacagtggctcatgcctgtaatcctagcactttgggaggcagaagtgggcagatcacgaggtcaggacttcgagaccagcctgaccaacatgatgaaaccccatctctactaaaaatacaaaaattagccaggcgtagtggcatatgcctgtagtcccagccactcaagaggctgaggcaggagaatcgcttgaacccatatggcgaggttgtagtgagctgagatcatgccactgcactccagcctgggagacagagtgagactctgtctcaaaagaaaataaaaatgtttttaaaaagacccagTTTTCAAGAAGGGTCTGTGATTCCAGAGCTCTAAGCCCCAGACCCAAAAATTGTGATTTATTAGTCAGATTGTGAAAATAGAAGTGGCTCCTTCTGTTAATTTTTGGGGATTTGTATGACCTTAACTGCTTTGTAAAATGTCTGccttttatttaaaagctttCAGCTCTCAAACAGCCAACAGTTTTTTTGTCCTTTGTCATTTTCCAACTTTTGCAAAGTTATTCCCAGACTAGGGTCAGAAACAAGGTGGAGATTCCTATTGGTCTCATGCAATAAGGAGTTGTGTTAGCCCAAATAACCAAGAATGTCCACTCTAAGGTCATTAACATGATTTTACTGTGGATGcctagctgagaccacaggttttcatttttccatttgtcatttctttctctATCACTGCCTTAACTGGTCTTCCTcacaatataaattttaatatactaGTGTGTTTTCTAGCTACTCCTggaattttattctcttccttaGGATCCTGTCTTCTATTCTGCTTGGTGTCTACAGTGCCCACTATATTCCCTGGTAAAAACAAGGAAGAcaaaaattgcttattttttatttttcattttatttatttactgatagatttttgagacagagtctcgctctgtcacccagactggagtgcagtggtgcaatctaggctcactgcaagttccacctcccaggttcacaccattctcctgcctcagcctcctgagtagctgggactgcaggtgcccgccaccacgcctggctaattttttgtatttttagtacaggcaaggtttcactgtgttagccaggatggtctcgaactcttgacctcgtgatccaccaacctcagcctcccaaagtgctgggattaaaaatTGCTTATAAAATACACGTTCCAAGTGTAATCTAAACAGAAAGACAAGTGAACATACATAAATTGACTTCATCTGGCCTTAGGCTCAGCAATTACCTTCAATATGACAGAATAAAACTTTCAGTCACATATGGAATTACTGTGGAACATTTGAAGCATAGAAGCTTAGTGTCCATGTGTAATGAAGTTTGTTCATCTGAGAGATTTAGTATCATGGTccatataattttattgtattagcTTCCTTACTTAAAATTTTCCAGTGCTACCTATAAATATGACTCTTTCTGTTGTACTAACAAATATCTTCCCCTTTAAAAATTGTGTCATAAACATTAAAGTGCAGATAAGTGAACAATATGTGTGTTTCATTTATTAGcagttgctttatatattttatactctgAACTCTCTTCAACTCTCACAATCAAAGGAATGCACGCACGTGAACTTGGATTTCTGCCTATTATTGCCTCTAGGAATAGAAATTTGTGTGAATCAAGGTCACAATTCATTCCCTCAAAAACATATATGTCCTTGCAACATTTCCTGGCTgcctagaaaaaaaggaaacaatactCTCGTTTTAATACAGTTATCTGACATAAGCATCAATATCCAGGTTATCATTAATGCTGCCTCAAATATAAGAACCAATGTTAAAAAGTAAGAAGCGTTAGAATATTTTGAATGTCTTTAGATCTGTTTGCACCGTTTATTGTATCAGTAAGCTACAGCTGCATAACAAGCCATCCCATTAGTCAACGGTTTAACGTCCTGCTTTTTTATCACATAGAAGTTTATGTTGGGAAAGTTTTTCATTGGGACTAGCACATAGTGATTTTGAAGAGGACAAAATATTCAGTCCATGTGACTATCCAAATCTAGTTCGTTTTTGAATTTTGAACAGAAAGGACAATTTGACAGAAGAAGATCAAGAGAAGTGGTGGAAACTCACAAGGCGTCTTACAACTTCTTCATAGACATTGGACATCTCGTGAATGCTCACATTCTTTCAGACAAAGCACATCACATATCTATGCTCAACATCAATACTGTAGGGATATACATGCCTCCCAATTGAGGTATTAGCAAAGCCCAGAGCCAAAGGTGGAGAAACACAATCTTCCTAAAGACAATAGGGAagttaataaataagtaaaaatcagATTTACTGGCATGAGAAACAGACATGCAAGCATTTCATACTTATGTccacattaaatattaataaatgatgtGCTATAAACTTGTAATAAAATAAGTGTTCTATGAAGAATTAAAGGAGTTCTTGTAAGACTTCCTACAAGAATTGAAGTAGTAATTTGATGAACTAGAGACATAGTCAAGAATAGCTGACTTATCCATTGAGCATCTGCTCTGTGCAAGGTAATCTCCAATGAGCTTCGAAATATTGCTTACTTCTCACATAAACTTCATAAgtagatggaattttttttttttaagacagagtctcactgtgtcacccaggctggaatgcagtggcacgatctcagctcactgaaacctctgtctccctgttcaagagattctcttgcctcagcctcccgagtagctgggactacaggtgtgtgccaccatgcccagctacttttgtatttttagtagagacagggtttcaccatgtcggccaggctggtctcgaactcctgacctcaggtgatccacctacttcagcCCCCTTAAATCTCCAAAGCATTGACTTATTGTGGGAATACAGCCCCTGATACcttaagaaaatttcttttttttttttgtgacggagtcttgctgtgtcacccaggctggagtacagtggtgtgatctcagcccactgcaacctctgtctcctgggttcaagcgattcccctgcctcagcctcccgagtaggattacaggcacctgggattacaggcacctgccaccatgcccagctaattattgtatttttagtaaagacagagtttcaccatgttggccaggctggtcccaaactcctgacctcaggtgatccacccacctcccaaagtgttgggattacaggcatgagccaccacgccaggccttagaatgatttttaaatgatagccAAAGGTGATGGGATGCAACTTCCAGAAAGAGATCTAATACAAAAAGCCAAAAGTCACAATAAGGAAGAATGAACTGATGAAATCAGGTTGGAAATGTGTGTATAACATG
This window encodes:
- the LOC100586996 gene encoding putative olfactory receptor 7A2 codes for the protein MCNLGLDGTYLCFLESKSAGSGTEAFLSPTVLSRHRASISTTNHSGRNSHFHMEAFLSENQSRNINQVKAGNETQISEFLLLGFSEKPELQPFLFGLFLSMYLVTVLGNLLIILATISDSHLHTPMYFFLSNLSFVDICFASTTVPKMLVNIQTQSKVITYAGCITQMCFFVLFIVLDSLLLTVMAYDRFVAICHPLHYTVIMNPQLCGLLVLVSWIMSVLNSMLQSLMTLQLSFCTDLEIPHFFCELNEMIHLACSDTFVNNVVMYFAAVLLDGGPLFGILYSYCRIVSSMRAVSSTQGKYKAFSTCASHLSVVSIFYGTGLGVYLSSTMTQNSHSTAVASVMYTVVTPMLNPFIYSLRNKDIKGALTQFFRGKQ